A portion of the Punica granatum isolate Tunisia-2019 chromosome 7, ASM765513v2, whole genome shotgun sequence genome contains these proteins:
- the LOC116214349 gene encoding agamous-like MADS-box protein AGL80, giving the protein MRRKVKLAFIEHNSSRKATFNKRKKGLLKKASELCNLCGVPACAIIYGEHESKPEPWPPSPISVHRVISKFHDMSEVEQRKKMMNQENFLLQRITKTEEQLKKLRKDNKEMEMLNVMYQGSGGLQPPEWLQDMNMLDLNNVEWVIDQVLDKIYQRQEKVSKTEVGRIKGCDGRSRKGGTGGCPHLGGRYQ; this is encoded by the coding sequence ATGAGGAGGAAGGTGAAGCTTGCTTTTATCGAACATAACTCCTCAAGGAAGGCCACCTTCAACAAGAGGAAGAAGGGCCTCCTTAAGAAGGCCAGTGAGCTCTGCAATCTATGTGGTGTCCCCGCATGTGCAATCATCTATGGTGAGCACGAGTCCAAGCCCGAACCGTGGCCTCCGTCCCCCATCTCGGTGCACCGGGTTATCTCTAAGTTCCATGATATGTCGGAGGTGGAAcaaaggaagaagatgatgaatcAGGAGAACTTCCTACTGCAGAGGATCACGAAGACTGAGGAGCAGTTGAAGAAGCTGAGGAAGGACAataaggagatggaaatgcTTAATGTGATGTACCAAGGCTCAGGCGGGCTGCAGCCGCCAGAGTGGCTCCAAGACATGAACATGCTAGACCTGAACAATGTCGAGTGGGTGATTGATCAGGTCTTGGATAAGATCTATCAGAGACAGGAGAAGGTGAGTAAGACCGAGGTGGGGAGGATCAAAGGATGTGATGGAAGAAGCAGAAAAGGCGGGACCGGAGGATGCCCGCACTTAGGTGGAAGATATCAATAA
- the LOC116213984 gene encoding G patch domain-containing protein 8-like encodes MISLLPRRIFSERNWISMLRGLKKISRSESFYYLVATSTAPFVHLMKIQVIAGLEQKIQNEVKEICKVFFCELCNKQYKLAMEFEVHLSSYDCNHRKRFKEMKEMHGSTSRDECQKREQQRLDREMAKITDAHKQKQQQQDDPGSAPAPTVTTAATALADQEQRKALKFGFSS; translated from the exons atgatttcTTTACTGCCGAGGAGAATATTCAGCGAAAGAAACTGGATATCGATGTTGAGGGGACtgaagaaaatatcaagaagcGAGAG TTTTTATTACCTGGTGGCTACTTCTACTGCGCCCTTCGTGCACCTTATGAAAATCCAAGTCATAGCTGGTCTCGAGCAGAAAATTCAGAATGAGGTCAAAGAAATATGTAAGGTGTTCTTTTGTGAGCTTTGCAACAAGCAATACAAATTGGCCATGGAATTTGAGGTTCACCTAAGCTCATACGACTGCAACCACAGAAAG AGGTTCAAAGAAATGAAGGAGATGCATGGGAGTACTAGTCGTGATGAATGTCAAAAGAGAGAACAACAACGGCTCGATAGGGAGATGGCCAAAAT AACTGATGCCCATAAGCAGAAGCAACAACAACAAGATGATCCTGGGTCTGCTCCAGCTCCAACTGTAACAACTGCTGCTACAGCACTCGCTGATCAGGAGCAGAGGAAGGCTttgaagtttggattttcaTCCTAA